From a single Nicotiana tabacum cultivar K326 chromosome 8, ASM71507v2, whole genome shotgun sequence genomic region:
- the LOC142163361 gene encoding uncharacterized protein LOC142163361, translated as MGLNETYSNIRSDVLAKRHVVTVNEAYAIVTQEENQRALGVVDTHKEPLTILAGKGPDFRGKRPGIICEYCGYKGHLKENCFKIIGYPTDFKSKRKNQTREGKVYIYNVNVNNEENKVAAVLQGNGQFFTKEQYKQLVQLLSKSATPECSTNMTCIISLLANTGNKAQITHTGEASILGNKTVKNVLYDLYSGRAICIGREHNGLYLLKENITVVVAGFLVNKGAESGDKFSPRARKSVLIGYSETQKGYRLFDLDARKVFISRDVSFREQVFPFKEGTQITEDLFPCKPLIPNDFLPEHSLQRSSSEVQTTTKESNSSTAHDQIEAAQAPSGIDPTPGQSLTEHVATEIAGVRKSNRTTRPSIWLKDYVTSSNTQKHPHCISNSISYSHLSTHYQAYLGMFSAAIEPKSFKEACQDPNWVEAMSQEINALEDNATWSIVDLSAGKRAIGSKWVFNIKYKVNGEIERYKARLVVKGYTQQEGLDYHETFSPVAKMVTVRTIISIAASR; from the exons ATGGGATTAAATGAAACTTACAGTAACATAAGGAGTGATGTACTAGCAAAGAGACATGTTGTGACTGTTAATGAAGCTTATGCAATAGTTACTCAGGAAGAAAACCAAAGAGCCCTAGGAGTGGTTGATACACATAAGGAACCACTCACTatattagcaggaaaaggtccaGATTTTAGAGGTAAAAGGCCAGGAATCATTTGTGAGTATTGCGGCTACAAAGGTCACCTTAAGGAGAATTGTTTTAAGATAATTGGTTATCCAACTGATTTCAAGAGCAAGAGGAAAAATCAGACTAGAGAAGGAAAGGTCTATATCTACAATGTGAATGTGAACAATGAGGAAAATAAGGTAGCAGCTGTTCTGCAGGGGAATGGACAGTTCTTCACTAAAGAACAATACAAGCAGCTTGTTCAACTTTTGTCAAAATCAGCAACACCAGAATGCTCTACTAACATGACTTGTATAATTTCCTTATTGGCAAATACAG GAAATAAGGCACAAATAACTCACACTGGGGAAGCATCTATACTGGGAAATAAGACAGTTAAAAATGTCTTATAT GATCTTTACAGTGGCAGGGCGATATGCATTGGTAGAGAACACAATGGACTATACTTGCTGAAGGAGAACATAACAGTAGTTGTAGCAGGTTTCTTGGTGAATAAAGGAGCTGAAA GTGGTGACAAATTCAGTCCAAGAGCAAGAAAGTCAGTTCTTATAGGATACTCTGAGACACAGAAGGGGTACAGATTGTTTGACTTGGATGCTAGAAAAGTGTTCATCAGTAGAGATGTGTCATTCAGAGAACAAGTGTTCCCTTTCAAGGAAGGAACTCAAATCACTGAAGATTTGTTTCCATGTAAGCCTCTTATACCAAATGATTTTTTACCTGAACACTCACTGCAGAGATCCTCTAGTGAAGTTCAGACCACCACTAAGGAATCAAACTCCTCCACAGCACATGATCAAATTGAAGCAGCCCAAGCACCA TCAGGCATAGATCCAACTCCAGGCCAGTCACTCACTGAACATGTGGCTACTGAAATAGCTGGTGTCAGAAAATCTAACAGGACTACTAGGCCCTCCATATGGCTAAAAGATTATGTTACAAGCTCAAACACTCAAAAACATCCTCATTGCATTTCCAACAGTATCTCATATTCTCATCTGTCAACACATTACCAAGCTTACTTGGGAATGTTCTCTGCAGCAATTGAACCAAAGAGCTTTAAAGAAGCATGTCAGGACCCAAACTGGGTAGAAGCTATGTCACAAGAGATCAATGCCCTTGAAGATAATGCAACATGGAGCATTGTTGATCTGTCTGCAGGAAAGAGGGCTATAGGATCCAAGTGGGTGTTTAACATAAAGTATAAAGTAAATGGGGAAATAGAAAGGTACAAGGCTAGATTAGTAGTAAAGGGTTATACACAGCAAGAAGGGTTGGACTATCATGAGACTTTTTCTCCagtggcaaaaatggttactgtgaGAACAATCATTAGCATAGCAGCCTCTAGATGA